In Halorussus limi, a genomic segment contains:
- a CDS encoding SagB/ThcOx family dehydrogenase has translation MVLVVSPPLLTGNAWKYRERTYRHAFWDSGTVLANLLGTAHAFDLPASVVAGFDDRAVADLLGVAPETEAPLELVPVGEGSPVGDSSESDSPPDALDPATEPHPEHDREHDLPREAWATSELSGGVAATAWRERVREAAPVGKTPAGDGERVPLDPVGYETEVARPLRSAAERRRSCRAFADEPLSRRKLGTVLDRATRGVPGDWNGGTAPGLQFNDVYVLATDVEGVPDGRYQFHPEEAALERLGDATSADQTRLALGQEWAGDAHVNVYCMTDVGAVVENAGDRGYRLAQLEAGVTLGRLYLATYAHRPLGGTGLTFFDDEVTDFLSPRAAEQTPMTLYAMGVAE, from the coding sequence ATGGTACTTGTAGTTTCCCCACCACTCCTAACGGGAAACGCGTGGAAGTACCGCGAGCGCACCTACCGCCACGCCTTCTGGGACTCCGGGACCGTCCTCGCCAACCTGCTCGGGACCGCCCACGCCTTCGACCTGCCCGCGTCGGTCGTCGCCGGGTTCGACGACCGCGCCGTCGCCGACCTGCTCGGGGTGGCTCCCGAGACCGAGGCTCCGCTCGAACTCGTCCCGGTCGGTGAGGGTTCGCCGGTCGGTGATTCGTCCGAGAGCGACTCGCCGCCGGACGCGCTCGACCCTGCGACCGAACCGCACCCGGAACACGACCGCGAACACGACCTGCCCCGCGAGGCGTGGGCGACCAGCGAACTCTCCGGCGGCGTGGCGGCGACGGCGTGGCGCGAGCGGGTCCGCGAGGCCGCGCCGGTCGGCAAGACGCCCGCTGGCGACGGCGAGCGCGTCCCGCTGGACCCCGTCGGGTACGAGACCGAGGTGGCGCGGCCGCTCCGGAGTGCCGCCGAGCGTCGCCGCTCGTGCCGGGCGTTCGCCGACGAACCGCTGAGTCGCCGCAAACTCGGGACCGTCCTCGACCGGGCCACTCGCGGCGTACCGGGCGACTGGAACGGCGGGACCGCGCCGGGATTGCAGTTCAACGACGTGTACGTGCTGGCGACCGACGTCGAGGGCGTCCCGGACGGGCGCTACCAGTTCCATCCCGAGGAGGCCGCGCTGGAGCGACTCGGCGACGCGACCAGCGCCGACCAGACTCGACTGGCGCTCGGACAGGAGTGGGCCGGCGACGCCCACGTCAACGTCTACTGCATGACGGACGTCGGTGCGGTGGTCGAGAACGCGGGGGACCGGGGATACCGTCTGGCCCAACTGGAGGCGGGCGTCACGCTCGGGCGACTGTATCTGGCGACCTACGCCCACCGTCCGCTCGGCGGGACGGGCCTGACGTTCTTCGACGACGAAGTGACCGACTTCCTCTCGCCCCGCGCGGCAGAGCAGACGCCGATGACGCTGTACGCGATGGGCGTCGCGGAGTAG